The following DNA comes from Anaerolineales bacterium.
GAACTCCGCTACCAACCAGGCGACCCGCCGGTGTTCCGCTACCCCGGCCAAAAGAAAATACTCGATCCGCAAATGATCGGCCGTTTCGAGAGTTCAAGGACTCCTCACCTTCTCAAAGGATGTACACCATGATCCACGAACGAATATTGGACATCGCCAGAGACGAGAACGCAGCAGTGATCGGCATGGCGCCAATTTCAACTCTGGCCGATGAACCCGCGGGCTATCGCCCTGAGGACCTGCTGCCCACAGCGCGCAGCCTGATCTGCTTCGGCATCCCCGTACCGAGTGCCGTATATCAAACGCCGGAACGTTCGGCGGACTTCACCTGCCGCACGCAAAGCCTCCACTACCGCCGCCTGGATGCGCTCGCCGTTCGATTTGCAAACTTGCTTGAGGAAAACGGGGAACAAGCGCTGCCCAGATATGGATGCGCGCCGATAGCCATCAACCAGAATCGTGACGTAGCCGGCTACATCAACCAGATTCACATGGCGGAAGCCGCGGGGATCGGTGTAATCGGCCGCAACGGTTTGCTGCTCCACCCTCGTTACGGCGCCAGATTGATTCTGGGCGGAGTCCTTACCAGCGCCGATCTGCCCTGTATGCGCTATCCCGATGTCGATGCGCCAAACTGTCCGGCGAACTGCAGCATCTGCGTGGACGCTTGTCCGGTGAGTGCCATCTCGCCGGAAGAGAAACGTGTGAAGATCATGCGCTGTTTGAGCCACACGGCCTATCTGCCATTACTGCCCAAATTCAAGTTTTTCTGGCTGCGGCAGTTTAAACCTGCAGCCGCGGCGAGGCTGATGAACCTGACGACGCTGGACGAGCACACGCTGCATCGTTGTTCGCGGTGCGTGGCGCTCTGCCCGTATGGTGATTCCGCGCAAGCATAACGAACACCTCTCGCTTTCGTAGCGTTACGGCTGGTATCCCTCTTCGAACGAGGTATACAGGTATGGACAATGATTGAGGTAGCTTTGCGATTCCTCATTCGAGAACGACCAGTTATCGTCGGTCCAGCCCATGATTTCCTTGCAGGACGGCGTGGCGTAATGATCGTCGTTCGTACCTGTTCCGAAGGGGTGCAGGAATTCATGCACGATTCCGGCGGCGGTGAAGAACGTCGGCGTGGAAGCGTAAAGATCATCCACAAGCGTTGAACACATGGAATAGCCATACTTTTGAACGCAGGGCGTTCCAGCGTGGTTTCGGCATTCCCCGTCGATGGAAACGTCGCTGACGACCTGCTCTTCGCCGCCATAACCACAAATTCCAAACCGGTGACTCCAATGTATGACCGCCAGGTAGACGTGCTGGTCTCCGGCGATCGGGGAAACGAAGTCATTGCGGAAATCTCCAGGTCCGGCAATCCAACCCGAGTATCCCCCATAAAGCCGTGCCATGCCGTGATCGCCAAATGAAAAGATCACCAGACCGTTGGGGATCTCCACAGCGATTGTGTCCAGATAAGTGAAAGCCATCTCCTGGATCGTGCCACTCGGCACCATTTCCTGGTAATCGATCAGCTCGAAGACGAAGCCCGTTCTCTCCTGCAGGATCTGAGAGGATTCACGCAGTACAGCTTCCGCCGCTTCGCGGACAACGGACTCTGAAGTTTGATCGACGAGGATCGCCACCGTAAAAATTCCCCGGGCTTCACCAAGCGCATCTTCTGGTGTGGACGCCGCTTCGCTTCCGGAAATCGTGTCCGTCGGTCGAGGCGATACAATCACCCCGTCGGCTTCCGGCGTTTGCGTTGATTGAAAAGCACCGCCGTTTCCGGGCCAATTGCAGGCCAGGGCAACCAAAACGAGTAATCCCAACGAAACGAAGCCCATTCGTCGCATCACGACCCTCCATACTCCCCTGTGTGGACATCCGCGCTGCCAACGCCATGCGAATTGAAATCAATAATTAGTATCTGTGCTGCTGGAGATCGAGCTCGTTCCCAATATATCAGCGCGTAGAGACTCGTACTCTGTCACGCCTCACTCGTCGGCAAATAAGGCATGGCGGGACCACCTTCAATCCCCAGCAATTCTGCCAGCGCCACCTGCATCGCCGTGCGGTCATCCCAGGGATATTCGATCGCGCCAAAACACATCGACTGTTCATGCCCCTTACCGCAGGCGATCACCAAATCGCCGGGGTGGGCTTCTCGTACGGCGAAACGCAGGGCGTCGCCACGGTCCGGCTTGCGCCAGAAGGTCTTCCCTTCGACGCCGCCCTTGGCTCGTGCGCCCTGGGCCATTTCTTCTAAAATACTGTCCAACGATTCCGTACGTGGATCTTCAGCCGTCAGGATCGTCAGATCGGCAAGTTCGGCGGAGACCTCCGCCATCATGCGCCGTTTCTCCCGGTCCCTCAACCCGGCCGACCCGAAGACGGCGATCACACGCCCCTGGGTGATTTCACGCGCCGTTTCCAACGCTCTGCGCAGGGCATTGGGGGTGTGGGCGAAATCGACGATGGCGGTGAACGACTGACCCAAATCGATACGCTGCATGCGCCCCGGAACGCGTTTGAGTTGGGCGATCCCCTCCGCAGCCGCCGCCGGCGCGATCCCCAGCGCTTCGACGGCGACGGTCAATGCAGCCAGGCAGTTCGGAACGTTATAGCGCCCGATCAAATTGCTCTCGATATTCACCTCGAAGCTGGCGCTGCAAGCCGTGAAGTGCAGGCTTCCACTGCGGCTTTCGACGTCCTTCGCATAGACGCCGGCGTTCTCCTTCAATCCGTAGGTCAGGCAGCGCGCATTCGTGACCCCGCGCAGGAAATCATAAGAAGCGTCATCCCGGTTGAGCACCGCCGTCTTTTCGGGCGCGAATGGCTTCTGTGAACCCTGCAATCCTTGTGAGAACAACCGGCTTTTTGCCTGCCTGTACGCCTCGTAGGAACCGTGATAATCGAGATGTTCGTGAGTGATGTTGGTGACGACAGCAACATCGAATTCGCATGCCCCGACCCTTTGCTGCGCCAGGCCGTGAGACGTGGCCTCCAGGACGCAGTGCGTGATCCCTTCGTCGACCATCTGCGCCAGGTAGCCCTGGATCTCGAGGGCGTCCGGTGTGGTAACGTGCAACCCTGTGTCCAACGTATGAGAACCGATGACCACGTTGAGCGTGGTGAGCAGGCCGGCTGCGCAGCCCGCATTGCGTAGAATCCGGTGGATCAAGCTGGCGGTCGTCGTCTTGCCGTCCGTGCCGGTGACCCCGATGAGGATCAAATTGTGCGAGGGATGATCGTACCAGGCGGCCGCAATCTGAGCCCAGGCCAGACGTGAATCGGGAACTCGAAAGTAGGGGATACCCAATCCGGCTACGTCTTTCTCACCGACGGCGGCAGCCGCGCCTCTTCTTTCGGCATCGGCCAGGAAGTCATGCCCGTCTTTCTCACTCCCGCTGAGAGCGACGAACAGCGCGCCTTCCTGCGCGGCGCGCGAATCGGCGGTCAGCTTCGTGATCTCGAAATCCGGCTGGCCACCGAGGTCGATTACGTCCAAATTACGTAAGATATGAAGTAAACGCATGTTCAAGAAAACACGCAGTTAACGCGCAGTGTTCCTATGAAGCACAAACGCATCCCCGCGTGAAAGATTATTCGAGGGTTTGGCGTAGGCTTTCAAGCTTCCCGGCAACCGAACCGTCCAGCACCTTGTCACCCACACGTATCACCAAACCGCCCAGGATGTCCGTTTCCACACGGAAACTAACCGTCGCTCCCCCACCCAACCTGCTCAACACCTCGCGTTTCACGAGATCCTGTTCCTTATCCGTCAACGGCAGGGCGCTGGTGACTTCAGCTCTTGTGCCGGTGAGTTTCTCATCTTCGAGCAAAACTACTTTGCCGTCCCGCACTCCGCTGAAGAAGTCATTGATCAATGCGCGCTGGCGTTTTTCATCGAGCGCCTCGCCGATGACCTTCTGAGCCGCCGCGATGGCCAAAGCAGCCACCTGCCCGCGCAGATCGCGCAGCGCCTGGATTTTCGCTTGTTCGCTTTCATCCTTGGCGACCTCGCGAATGTGCATCGCCTGTCGTTCCGCCTCGTTTTTAATGTCGATGGCTGTATTTCCCGCACGCTCGCCGGCTTCACGCACGACTTTCGCCGCTTCCTGACGGGCTTTATCGAGAATCGATTCCGCTTCTACTTCTGCGTTGGCGCGAGCTTCAGCCGCCTCGCGTGCATCCTGCAAGCCCTGCTCCATGGTCGCGCGCCGCCGTTCGAGCAGCTCGACGATGGGGATAAACACCCATTTGCGCAGCACGACGAACAGGATCAAAAAATTTAAAACTTGAACGAGTAGATAGCCAAGGTTTATGCCTAACGCTTTCAAGGGTATCCTCCTACTCAGGATCGATCCGACCGGTTCATTATCCTACGAAGAGGATGAGTAAGGCGACAACCAGCGAGTAGATCGCCACGGCCTCTGCGAATGCAATGCCAAGGACCATGTTCGTCTGGATCATGCCGGAAGCGTCGGGGTTGCGCCCCATCGCCTGTAGCGCTCCGCTACCAACGACGCCGATCCCGAGACCGGCTCCGATCATACCCAGGGTAGCGAGTCCGGCACCAATGAGTTTTCCGAGAATGCGGGCGGATTCATAATCCATATGCGCTGCCCTCCTTTTTCGATTTTTCGAGTTCAAGCCCCTTCGTGGGCTTCATCTCCGTGTCCAGCGGTCGCTTGTGC
Coding sequences within:
- a CDS encoding UDP-N-acetylmuramoyl-L-alanyl-D-glutamate--2,6-diaminopimelate ligase, whose protein sequence is MRLLHILRNLDVIDLGGQPDFEITKLTADSRAAQEGALFVALSGSEKDGHDFLADAERRGAAAAVGEKDVAGLGIPYFRVPDSRLAWAQIAAAWYDHPSHNLILIGVTGTDGKTTTASLIHRILRNAGCAAGLLTTLNVVIGSHTLDTGLHVTTPDALEIQGYLAQMVDEGITHCVLEATSHGLAQQRVGACEFDVAVVTNITHEHLDYHGSYEAYRQAKSRLFSQGLQGSQKPFAPEKTAVLNRDDASYDFLRGVTNARCLTYGLKENAGVYAKDVESRSGSLHFTACSASFEVNIESNLIGRYNVPNCLAALTVAVEALGIAPAAAAEGIAQLKRVPGRMQRIDLGQSFTAIVDFAHTPNALRRALETAREITQGRVIAVFGSAGLRDREKRRMMAEVSAELADLTILTAEDPRTESLDSILEEMAQGARAKGGVEGKTFWRKPDRGDALRFAVREAHPGDLVIACGKGHEQSMCFGAIEYPWDDRTAMQVALAELLGIEGGPAMPYLPTSEA
- the atpE gene encoding ATP synthase F0 subunit C; its protein translation is MDYESARILGKLIGAGLATLGMIGAGLGIGVVGSGALQAMGRNPDASGMIQTNMVLGIAFAEAVAIYSLVVALLILFVG
- the atpF gene encoding F0F1 ATP synthase subunit B, coding for MKALGINLGYLLVQVLNFLILFVVLRKWVFIPIVELLERRRATMEQGLQDAREAAEARANAEVEAESILDKARQEAAKVVREAGERAGNTAIDIKNEAERQAMHIREVAKDESEQAKIQALRDLRGQVAALAIAAAQKVIGEALDEKRQRALINDFFSGVRDGKVVLLEDEKLTGTRAEVTSALPLTDKEQDLVKREVLSRLGGGATVSFRVETDILGGLVIRVGDKVLDGSVAGKLESLRQTLE